The DNA window TTATGTCCAAAGAAATTGTTGTTAACGTCGGCGAGACGCAAACCCGAATCGCGATTGTCGAGGACGGAAAGCTCGCCGAGCTCTACATCGAAGACGCTGAAAATAAACGTACGATCGGCAACCTTTATCTCGGACGCATCCGGAAGGTGATGCCCAGCATCCAGGCTGCGTTCGTGGACATCGGCCAAGAGCAGGACGCCTTCCTTCACTTCTCGGATCTGGCCGACAACCTGCCGTACCTCATCAAGTACCTCGACCTCGACACCCCAAAGGTCGAGAAGGTCGACGTCCCGGCCGGCGGGAAAGACTGGGACAAGCGTCCCTCCGACCTTCTGAACCGCGGGCAGGAAATCCTCGTCCAAATTACGAAGGAGCCGATCTCAAACAAAGGCAGCCGCATCTCCACGGACCTGTCGCTGGCCGGTCGCTTTCTCGTACTGGTGCCCCTGCAGAACTACGTGGCCGTCTCCCGCAAGATTACGGAGGAAAAGGAGCGGCGCCGTCTCAAAGCCCTTGCCGGCAGCCTCGTGCCGGACAACTTCGGAGTCATCGTGCGCACCGTGGCGGAAGACCGCGACGCCAAGTCGCTCGACAAGGACCTAAAGCTGCTCATGGAGCGGTGGCGCCGGGTCGAGAACAAGCTGCAAGAGCAGCCAAGTGCGCCTGCCCTCATCCACGAGGACGTGGACATGGCCTCCTCCATCATTCGCGACCAGTTCTCGGAGGAGTACAACCGGCTGCTCGTGGACCACGAGAATCTGTACCACAGCATCCGCAGCTACGTGCGGGCCGTGGCCCCAAGCATGGTCGACTGTGTGGAGCTTCACGACGGCAACGAGCCCGTCTTTGAGGCCGCTGGCATCCAACAGGGTGCCGACCGGGCCTTCAAGGACCGCGTGGAGCTTCCATCTGGCGGCTACCTCTTTATCGAGCAGACCGAGGCGATGCACGTGGTGGACGTAAACTCGGGACGCTCGGGAAAAGGCAAATCTCAGGCCGAAAACTCGCTGAGCGTGAACATGGAGGCGGCCCGCGTTATTGCCCGCCAGATTCGCCTGCGCGACCTGGGCGGCATTATCGTGGTCGACTTCATCGACCTGCGCAACGAGGACGACAAGAAGAAGGTCTACGAGGAGCTCAAGGACGGCTTTGAAGACGACCGGGCCATCACGAAAGTGCTCCCGATGAGCGACTTTGGTCTCGTCGAGATTACACGCCAGCGCCTCCGCCCCAGCATCACCACCACCTTCTCGTCGGCCGACGGCGACTCCGATACCGAAGGCCAGGGCACGCCGAAGAAGCTCCAAAAGGCGGAGCGGAAGATCCAACGCCTCCAGCAGGAGGTCAAAAAGCGAGAGCAGGAGATGGAGCGCCTCCGCAAGCAGGAAAAATCCGACGAAGGGGAATCGGCGGAAAAGGTGGAGCGAATGCAGCAAAAGATTCGCGAACTGGAGCAAGAGTTGGAAACGGCTCGCGCGCAGGCGCAGGACGCCCAAAAGCAACAGTCTGCTCCGTCCGACAACGGCGAAGCCGGCACCCCGCACTCCGAACTACAACCGGACGACGAGGCCCCGGCGCCGAACAAATTTGTGGAGACCCTCGAACAGTGGATCGCCGACCATCAGGCTCAACACCGGTCCGTTACCCTTCAGGTTCACCCCTTCACCGCGGCCTTTCTGCGCCGCCCGGTCCCGACCTATCCGACACGCTGGTTTATGGATCACCTCGTGCGCGTCCACCTCGAAACGGACGATAGTCTTGCGCCCCAATCCTTCCGCCTCATCGATCCCCATGGGGACGTTCTCGCCGAAGGAGCCCCCACGAAAACGACCTGACGCCCATCGCGAGGACAGAGTCGCACCCGACGAGTCCCCGCAGCGGGAGGGCCCTTCCCCACAGCCCTCCGTGACGCATAGGCCCCGCGGCCGGCAAGAATCCGGGCAATAACCAGCCTGTGCTGGGGAACCGACGTGGTGCTCACACGGAGTTGTGGCTTTTGCTGGACCAGTTTGTCATCTGTATGGACACGCCGACCATCATCGAAGAACTTGAGGACGTCGCCCAGCGGCTCGGCTTTGAAGTGCGATCCGAAAAGGGAAACTTTCGGGGCGGACGCTGCATCGTGGAGGGAGAAGAGCTCATCATGCTCAACAAACGCCACCAGCCCGAAACACAGCTCGTCGTGATGGCAAATGCGCTTCGAGACGCCCCGCTCGACACCATTTACCTGAAACCGGCTGTGCGTCAGGCCCTGGAAGACACCTGGGCCGCCCTGGACGCAGAGACG is part of the Salinibacter sp. 10B genome and encodes:
- a CDS encoding Rne/Rng family ribonuclease — its product is MSKEIVVNVGETQTRIAIVEDGKLAELYIEDAENKRTIGNLYLGRIRKVMPSIQAAFVDIGQEQDAFLHFSDLADNLPYLIKYLDLDTPKVEKVDVPAGGKDWDKRPSDLLNRGQEILVQITKEPISNKGSRISTDLSLAGRFLVLVPLQNYVAVSRKITEEKERRRLKALAGSLVPDNFGVIVRTVAEDRDAKSLDKDLKLLMERWRRVENKLQEQPSAPALIHEDVDMASSIIRDQFSEEYNRLLVDHENLYHSIRSYVRAVAPSMVDCVELHDGNEPVFEAAGIQQGADRAFKDRVELPSGGYLFIEQTEAMHVVDVNSGRSGKGKSQAENSLSVNMEAARVIARQIRLRDLGGIIVVDFIDLRNEDDKKKVYEELKDGFEDDRAITKVLPMSDFGLVEITRQRLRPSITTTFSSADGDSDTEGQGTPKKLQKAERKIQRLQQEVKKREQEMERLRKQEKSDEGESAEKVERMQQKIRELEQELETARAQAQDAQKQQSAPSDNGEAGTPHSELQPDDEAPAPNKFVETLEQWIADHQAQHRSVTLQVHPFTAAFLRRPVPTYPTRWFMDHLVRVHLETDDSLAPQSFRLIDPHGDVLAEGAPTKTT